In Streptomyces sp. NBC_00483, a single window of DNA contains:
- a CDS encoding C40 family peptidase → MSGSLAKTASGIGCALLALSFVAALAVAAMLSSLLPGGADASASPSKQALADIPPVYLALYQRAAPECPGLSWTVLAAIGKVETDHGRHPTMVSSAGAVGPMQFLPSTFVAYAHPVPPGGKKPPTPWDPVDAVYAAARLLCANGARNNKNLRRAIWHYNHADWYVDKVLKTAAQYAAATPAPNGAAAKAVAYTRAQLGQPYVWGGDGPAEGGFDCSGLTQAAYRAAGVPLPRVAQAQYESTSKVPARQPLLPGDLIFFGTRTNLHHVGLYVGGGQMIHAPNSHSVVRQDSIRSQGDFYAATRPSAGSSR, encoded by the coding sequence ATGAGCGGCTCCCTGGCCAAAACGGCCTCCGGCATCGGCTGCGCCCTGCTCGCACTTTCCTTCGTCGCCGCGCTTGCCGTAGCCGCGATGCTCTCCAGCCTGCTCCCCGGAGGTGCCGACGCATCCGCCTCCCCGAGCAAGCAGGCCCTCGCCGACATCCCACCTGTCTATCTGGCCCTCTACCAGCGCGCGGCACCGGAGTGCCCAGGCCTGTCCTGGACGGTCCTCGCCGCGATCGGCAAAGTCGAGACCGACCACGGACGGCACCCGACGATGGTGTCCTCGGCGGGCGCGGTAGGCCCGATGCAGTTCCTGCCGAGCACGTTCGTGGCCTACGCGCACCCCGTCCCACCGGGCGGGAAGAAGCCGCCCACGCCCTGGGACCCGGTCGACGCCGTCTACGCCGCCGCCCGCCTCCTGTGCGCCAACGGCGCCCGCAACAACAAGAACTTGCGCCGCGCGATCTGGCACTACAACCACGCCGACTGGTACGTCGACAAAGTCCTCAAGACCGCCGCCCAGTACGCAGCCGCCACACCCGCCCCAAACGGCGCCGCAGCCAAAGCCGTCGCCTACACCCGCGCTCAACTCGGCCAGCCCTACGTATGGGGCGGCGACGGCCCCGCCGAAGGCGGCTTCGACTGCTCCGGCCTCACCCAGGCCGCCTACCGCGCCGCCGGCGTCCCGCTCCCACGCGTGGCCCAGGCCCAGTACGAGTCCACGTCCAAGGTTCCGGCCCGGCAGCCGCTGCTCCCCGGCGACCTGATCTTCTTCGGCACCCGCACAAACCTCCACCATGTCGGCCTCTACGTCGGGGGTGGCCAGATGATCCACGCACCCAACAGCCACTCCGTCGTGCGCCAAGACAGCATTCGCTCCCAAGGTGACTTCTACGCCGCCACCCGGCCAAGCGCGGGAAGCTCACGATGA
- a CDS encoding replication-relaxation family protein: MASLPRPATGPGSRYTARAATTRPRPALRRIDVAALARRLTPRDRWLTAMLHEHQVLTTDQVTRLAYTSRRSAQRRLRILHHHALIDSFRPLTQTGSAPEHYTLGPAGAALLAAHAGLDVADTGWRPTSTGRIAYSPSLGHDLGVNDLLSHLAAHTRNSPALTLPLWISERSCARRWGDIIRPDAYAHFAAREGQLLPFFLEYDTGSQPLARVEAKLTGYETFHTSTGTRPALLIHTRTHSRDMAIRRRLADAARELGLAVATSSADFTTTQPWGPWWTPLEPAAHRQPLLQLATHWPHLTAATGLEATDADTALTLPVPPLPPHDADGPAPA, from the coding sequence ATGGCCTCACTCCCCCGCCCCGCCACCGGACCCGGCTCCCGCTACACCGCCCGCGCGGCCACCACCCGCCCACGCCCTGCGCTCCGGCGCATCGATGTCGCCGCCCTGGCCCGCCGCCTCACCCCGCGCGACCGCTGGCTGACGGCCATGCTCCACGAACACCAGGTCCTCACCACCGACCAGGTCACCCGCCTCGCCTACACCAGCCGCCGTTCCGCCCAACGCCGGCTGCGCATCCTCCATCACCACGCCCTGATCGACTCCTTCCGCCCCCTCACCCAGACCGGCTCCGCCCCCGAGCACTACACCCTCGGCCCCGCAGGCGCCGCCCTCCTGGCCGCCCACGCCGGACTCGACGTCGCAGACACCGGCTGGCGGCCCACCTCCACCGGCCGCATCGCCTACTCCCCCTCGCTCGGCCACGACCTCGGCGTCAACGACCTCCTCTCCCACCTCGCCGCCCACACCCGCAACTCCCCGGCCCTGACACTGCCGTTGTGGATCTCCGAAAGATCCTGCGCCCGCCGCTGGGGCGACATCATCCGCCCCGACGCCTACGCACACTTCGCCGCACGCGAGGGCCAACTCCTGCCGTTCTTCCTCGAATACGACACCGGCAGCCAACCCCTCGCCCGCGTCGAAGCAAAGCTCACCGGCTACGAGACCTTCCACACCAGCACCGGCACCCGCCCCGCCCTCCTCATCCACACCCGCACCCACTCCCGCGACATGGCCATCCGCCGCCGCCTCGCCGACGCAGCACGCGAGCTGGGCCTGGCGGTGGCCACCAGCTCCGCCGACTTCACCACCACCCAGCCCTGGGGACCCTGGTGGACCCCACTCGAGCCCGCCGCCCACCGCCAGCCCCTCCTCCAACTCGCCACGCACTGGCCGCACCTGACAGCGGCCACCGGTCTGGAGGCAACCGACGCGGACACCGCCCTCACCCTGCCCGTTCCGCCTCTCCCCCCGCACGACGCAGACGGACCGGCGCCAGCATGA
- a CDS encoding LamG domain-containing protein has translation MQRVGRGPFGRRWWGVIVSAALGVGVLPTLITVSAAPAVAASTPGAEVNGAAVSEDEALAKAKKSGEPVEVLSQRGESSEVYATPQGDLEAREYLRPVWTRQSGGWKHVDMDLAVTEQDAVAPKATTVDLQFSNGGDKAPLVRLERAGRELSLSWPKALPKPELSGAVATYPSVLPDVDLRMTAQEDGFSQLLVVKTAEAAASSELAEVRLKLAADGMDVKETAEGGLEAIDKGAKGAVFEAPKPMMWDSSPGEAPAAKTLSSSIATTGADGEPGAGESGKLTPVDVHIPDDQSELVLTPDQDVLTGQGTHYPVFIDPQWYSPRASAWTMASKYWASSPQYKFNGDSDAGMGYCNWSYCQPHDTKRLFYRIPVSKFAGKSILSAEFVARNTWSASCSDRSVELWQTKGISSSTTWNSQSASGFWIKQLASKSFAYGYSGCSAKDAEFSVKSAVQSAANAHDSTMTFGLRAGSESDAYAWKRFSDKAYLRVKYNRPPAQLKSSQLTMEYGGTCKPSSNPARVRTLGKITANNVTDPDGDSVAVQFQAKWDGGSWSPSKSTMKSSGSNIRISLPSTIPQNKTVNWYARVYDGAQYSPWSYAGDPQACYFIYDTSVPKAPSVVSGQYPESNPDDPDDPWYDGVGQYGSFTIDSASTDVTTYRYGINTDPSSKNKITTSGGAPQIAQVLPAETGVNFVTAQAFDSAGNGSEIRTYQFRVKAGQPSRATWQMDEAAGASEAKGSTPARTLALHGGATPGVEGANGTAVQFNGTDAYASTDLSPVNTSGGFAVSAWVKLDKLPTATADVALIPGNNASGMELYYSTTYGWSFNQYKSDDASSGMVRAHQGDTSKVKADTWTHLVGSYSSTEDLLQLYVDGQLADSVSYDAPWTARRGLLVGAKNFTGTPSALFPGAIDELQIFDKPLAQDEVDKLKAKQSVGDPGRPAIALFDMDEAADATELAGHGGVLPAKYNGTVSPGMEGIAGKATKFDGTSGYAKIGQTSGPHINTERSFTVSSWAKLDKKPAGAAVITAQAGKAAPGFELYYSATYDRWAFNQYSSDSADAKPVRAMQADGTSARAGEWVHLVGVHDTTANTLTLYVNGVKAGTQTLTDAFYADQSMYIGASSYGGAMGAYFPGTIDDVRVMDRPASAEEVAQMYRQRPLVKARWNFETVTDATPATSPDSSDNANTMTLGGQAQQGTGWVDFNGLQLDGVDDYASSKSQPLDTSASFTVTAWAQAAALPTGNASVVSAAGTHTSAFDLHFTPDSANADGMGSYSADIRTSDTAGAGTDSVSNTEFYDARDWNHLALVYDGFAKEARLYVNGVLQETACSDADGNGDADDSGCQDLIAWADNVLAFKADGTLQVGRAKTADAFGQYFPGVIDDVWTFQGALSDAQIEQLAISWFDVPTEVPGN, from the coding sequence ATGCAAAGAGTGGGGCGGGGGCCGTTCGGACGGCGCTGGTGGGGGGTGATTGTCAGCGCGGCACTTGGGGTGGGTGTGCTGCCGACGCTCATCACTGTCAGTGCCGCGCCAGCGGTGGCGGCGAGCACGCCAGGCGCCGAGGTGAACGGGGCGGCGGTCTCGGAGGACGAGGCGCTGGCAAAGGCGAAGAAATCGGGGGAGCCGGTCGAGGTGCTCTCCCAGCGTGGGGAGAGCAGCGAGGTCTACGCGACCCCGCAGGGCGATCTCGAGGCCCGCGAGTATCTGCGTCCGGTGTGGACGCGGCAGAGCGGCGGCTGGAAGCACGTCGACATGGATCTGGCGGTGACCGAACAGGACGCGGTCGCCCCCAAGGCCACCACCGTGGACCTGCAGTTTTCCAATGGCGGCGACAAGGCACCGCTGGTGCGCCTGGAGCGTGCGGGACGGGAGTTGAGCCTGTCGTGGCCGAAGGCACTGCCGAAGCCGGAACTATCAGGGGCGGTGGCGACGTATCCGTCCGTGCTGCCTGATGTCGATCTGCGAATGACGGCGCAGGAGGACGGCTTCAGTCAGCTTCTGGTGGTGAAGACTGCCGAAGCTGCTGCCAGTTCGGAACTGGCCGAGGTGCGGCTGAAGCTTGCCGCCGACGGCATGGACGTGAAGGAGACCGCGGAGGGTGGCCTGGAGGCCATCGACAAGGGCGCCAAGGGGGCGGTCTTCGAAGCTCCGAAGCCGATGATGTGGGACTCCAGCCCCGGCGAAGCGCCGGCCGCGAAGACTCTCAGCTCGTCCATTGCGACGACCGGCGCGGACGGCGAACCGGGCGCGGGCGAGTCCGGCAAGCTGACGCCTGTGGACGTCCACATCCCGGACGACCAGAGCGAGTTGGTACTGACCCCGGACCAGGACGTGCTGACGGGGCAGGGCACGCACTACCCCGTGTTCATCGACCCGCAGTGGTACTCGCCGCGGGCCTCGGCCTGGACGATGGCGTCCAAGTACTGGGCGTCCTCGCCGCAGTACAAGTTCAACGGTGACTCCGATGCCGGCATGGGCTACTGCAACTGGTCGTATTGCCAGCCCCACGACACCAAGCGGCTGTTCTACCGGATTCCGGTGTCGAAGTTCGCGGGCAAGTCGATCCTGTCGGCGGAGTTCGTCGCCCGCAACACGTGGTCGGCCTCCTGCTCGGACCGGTCGGTGGAACTGTGGCAGACCAAGGGGATCTCGTCGTCGACGACGTGGAACTCACAGAGTGCGTCCGGGTTCTGGATCAAGCAGTTGGCGTCGAAGTCGTTCGCCTACGGGTATTCGGGCTGCAGTGCGAAGGATGCCGAGTTCAGTGTGAAGTCGGCGGTGCAGTCGGCCGCCAACGCGCATGACTCCACGATGACGTTCGGGCTGCGGGCGGGGAGCGAGTCGGACGCGTATGCGTGGAAGCGGTTCTCCGACAAGGCGTATCTGCGGGTGAAGTACAACCGTCCGCCCGCGCAGTTGAAGTCCTCGCAGCTGACGATGGAGTACGGCGGCACGTGCAAGCCCTCCTCGAACCCCGCCCGCGTGCGCACTCTCGGGAAGATCACGGCCAACAATGTGACGGACCCGGACGGGGACAGTGTGGCGGTGCAGTTCCAGGCGAAGTGGGACGGCGGCTCGTGGAGCCCGTCCAAGAGCACCATGAAGTCTTCAGGATCCAATATCCGGATCAGCCTGCCGTCGACGATCCCGCAGAACAAGACGGTCAACTGGTACGCGCGCGTGTATGACGGTGCGCAGTATTCGCCGTGGTCGTACGCGGGGGATCCACAGGCCTGCTACTTCATCTACGACACGTCTGTGCCCAAGGCGCCCAGTGTCGTTTCCGGTCAGTACCCGGAGTCCAACCCCGATGATCCTGACGACCCGTGGTACGACGGGGTGGGCCAGTACGGTTCGTTCACCATCGACTCGGCCAGTACGGATGTGACCACATACCGGTACGGCATCAACACCGACCCGTCATCCAAGAACAAGATCACCACCTCGGGCGGGGCCCCGCAAATCGCGCAAGTGCTGCCGGCCGAGACGGGCGTCAACTTCGTGACGGCACAGGCGTTCGACTCGGCGGGTAACGGCAGCGAGATCCGCACCTACCAGTTCCGGGTGAAGGCCGGCCAGCCGTCCCGCGCCACCTGGCAAATGGACGAGGCGGCAGGGGCCAGCGAGGCAAAGGGCTCCACCCCCGCGCGCACGCTCGCCCTGCACGGCGGGGCAACGCCGGGCGTGGAGGGTGCCAATGGCACCGCAGTGCAGTTCAACGGCACCGACGCCTACGCCTCCACAGACCTCTCTCCGGTCAACACCAGCGGCGGGTTCGCCGTCTCGGCGTGGGTAAAGCTCGACAAGCTCCCCACCGCGACCGCGGACGTCGCACTGATCCCCGGCAACAACGCGTCCGGCATGGAGCTGTACTACTCCACCACGTATGGCTGGTCGTTCAACCAGTACAAGTCCGACGACGCCTCCAGCGGCATGGTGCGTGCTCACCAGGGCGACACCAGCAAGGTGAAGGCCGACACCTGGACGCATCTGGTGGGCTCCTATTCCTCCACAGAGGATCTGCTGCAGCTGTACGTGGACGGCCAGCTGGCCGATTCGGTCTCTTACGACGCACCCTGGACGGCACGGCGCGGCCTGCTGGTCGGCGCCAAGAACTTCACCGGTACACCCAGCGCCCTCTTCCCTGGTGCCATCGACGAGTTGCAGATCTTCGACAAGCCGCTGGCGCAGGACGAGGTCGACAAGCTGAAGGCCAAGCAGAGCGTCGGTGACCCCGGCCGCCCGGCCATCGCCCTCTTCGACATGGACGAGGCGGCGGACGCCACCGAACTGGCTGGACACGGCGGCGTCTTGCCCGCCAAGTACAACGGCACGGTCTCCCCCGGCATGGAGGGCATCGCGGGCAAGGCCACCAAGTTCGACGGCACCAGCGGCTACGCAAAGATCGGGCAGACCAGCGGCCCGCACATCAACACCGAGCGCAGCTTCACCGTCTCGTCGTGGGCGAAACTGGACAAGAAGCCAGCCGGCGCCGCGGTGATCACCGCGCAGGCCGGCAAAGCGGCTCCCGGCTTTGAGCTGTACTACTCGGCCACCTACGACCGGTGGGCGTTCAACCAGTACTCCAGTGACAGCGCGGATGCCAAACCGGTACGCGCGATGCAGGCCGACGGCACCAGCGCGCGAGCCGGCGAGTGGGTGCACCTGGTGGGTGTGCACGACACCACCGCCAACACCCTCACTCTGTACGTGAACGGAGTGAAGGCCGGCACGCAGACGCTTACGGACGCGTTCTACGCAGACCAGTCGATGTACATCGGCGCCAGCAGCTACGGCGGGGCCATGGGCGCATACTTCCCCGGAACCATCGACGACGTACGGGTGATGGACCGGCCTGCCTCCGCCGAGGAGGTTGCGCAGATGTACCGCCAGCGGCCACTGGTCAAGGCCCGCTGGAACTTCGAGACCGTCACCGATGCCACCCCGGCCACCAGCCCGGACTCCTCGGACAATGCCAACACCATGACGTTGGGTGGCCAGGCCCAGCAGGGCACGGGCTGGGTCGACTTCAACGGGCTGCAGCTGGACGGTGTGGACGACTACGCCAGTTCCAAGAGCCAGCCGCTGGACACCTCGGCCAGCTTCACCGTCACCGCCTGGGCTCAGGCCGCCGCGCTTCCCACCGGCAACGCCAGCGTTGTCTCGGCCGCGGGCACGCACACCAGCGCCTTCGACCTGCACTTCACCCCGGACTCCGCCAACGCGGACGGGATGGGCAGTTACAGCGCGGACATCCGCACCAGCGACACGGCCGGCGCCGGTACCGACAGCGTGTCGAACACGGAGTTCTACGACGCCCGGGACTGGAACCATCTGGCGCTGGTGTACGACGGGTTCGCCAAGGAGGCCCGCCTGTATGTCAACGGTGTACTGCAGGAGACCGCCTGCAGCGACGCCGACGGCAACGGAGATGCGGACGACAGCGGCTGCCAGGACCTGATTGCCTGGGCCGACAATGTCCTCGCGTTCAAGGCCGACGGCACCCTGCAGGTCGGCCGCGCCAAGACTGCGGATGCCTTCGGGCAGTACTTCCCCGGCGTCATCGACGATGTGTGGACCTTCCAGGGCGCGCTGAGCGATGCCCAGATCGAGCAGCTAGCGATCAGCTGGTTCGACGTACCCACCGAGGTGCCGGGCAACTGA
- a CDS encoding extensin, whose protein sequence is MKAPETEEAIRLLRTMTRVLCAVAVLALVFTTVNVTGFARSRNVPLPIAVLLDPMLGAALAVVLYADARLASWGVRPPGWSTALRWSAGCTAALMNSWESLWPDGQIGWPRNADPAAVLLHLTPALLLIMLTETIAAYRRTIAILVSSTSSAGPTAAPSAPAASTAGPIARDTDPDAATPTPIDTQHHAAVTELSDDTLPGGGADTGGHDTPIQRQTATMGQPRPHDAADAELWAHAAALDAVARDATGRPVSVWRLRTELRMGPKRAQQIRTQLLAHHRQPT, encoded by the coding sequence ATGAAGGCACCGGAGACAGAAGAAGCCATTCGGCTGCTGCGTACGATGACGCGTGTCCTGTGCGCGGTCGCGGTGCTCGCGCTCGTGTTCACCACCGTCAACGTCACCGGCTTCGCCCGCTCCCGCAACGTACCGCTGCCGATCGCGGTTCTCCTGGACCCGATGCTCGGCGCCGCGCTGGCCGTCGTTCTGTACGCGGACGCCCGCCTCGCCTCCTGGGGTGTCCGGCCACCCGGCTGGTCCACCGCGCTGCGCTGGTCGGCAGGCTGCACCGCGGCGTTGATGAACAGCTGGGAGTCGCTGTGGCCCGACGGACAGATCGGCTGGCCCCGCAACGCAGATCCGGCAGCGGTCCTGCTGCATCTGACACCGGCCCTGCTCTTGATCATGCTCACCGAGACGATCGCTGCCTACCGACGCACGATCGCCATCCTCGTCAGCAGTACGAGTTCCGCCGGTCCGACAGCGGCCCCCTCGGCGCCAGCAGCCTCCACAGCCGGACCGATCGCACGTGACACCGATCCGGATGCCGCAACACCCACACCGATCGATACGCAGCACCATGCCGCGGTAACCGAGCTTTCCGATGACACCCTGCCGGGCGGCGGGGCGGACACCGGTGGCCACGACACGCCCATACAGCGCCAGACGGCCACCATGGGCCAGCCCCGCCCCCACGACGCGGCAGACGCCGAACTGTGGGCGCACGCGGCCGCATTGGACGCCGTCGCTCGCGACGCGACCGGTCGGCCAGTGAGCGTGTGGCGGTTGCGCACCGAACTCCGCATGGGTCCCAAGCGGGCCCAGCAGATCCGGACACAGCTGCTGGCCCACCACCGACAGCCGACGTGA